From Actinosynnema mirum DSM 43827, a single genomic window includes:
- a CDS encoding putative hydro-lyase: MSTPAQVRATATGSTAGLADGYAQANLVAVPRDWAYDVLLFAQRNPKPCPVLDVTDPGDHRTVLAPDADLRTDLPRYRVWRDGEPVAEPTDVLRWWRDDLVSFLIGCSFTFETALRRAGVPLRHVEQGRNVAMFTTDRRCRDAGRLGGPLVVSMRQVPAGLVGLAREVTARMPAVHGAPVHVGDPAALGIGDLDSPDFGDPVVAEPGDVPVFWACGVTPQAALVASRPPFAITHAPGHMLVTDVPDHAYAL, from the coding sequence ATGAGCACACCTGCCCAGGTGCGGGCCACCGCGACGGGCAGCACCGCCGGGCTGGCCGACGGGTACGCCCAGGCCAACCTGGTCGCCGTGCCGCGCGACTGGGCCTACGACGTGCTGCTGTTCGCCCAGCGCAACCCGAAGCCGTGCCCGGTGCTGGACGTGACCGACCCCGGCGACCACCGCACGGTGCTGGCCCCGGACGCGGACCTGCGCACCGACCTGCCGCGCTACCGGGTGTGGCGCGACGGCGAGCCGGTGGCGGAGCCGACCGACGTGCTGCGGTGGTGGCGGGACGACCTGGTGTCGTTCCTGATCGGGTGCAGCTTCACGTTCGAGACAGCGCTCAGGCGGGCGGGCGTGCCGCTGCGGCACGTCGAGCAGGGCCGCAACGTCGCCATGTTCACCACCGACCGGCGCTGCCGCGACGCGGGCCGGTTGGGCGGGCCGCTGGTGGTGTCGATGCGGCAGGTCCCGGCGGGACTGGTGGGCCTGGCGCGGGAGGTGACCGCGCGGATGCCCGCCGTGCACGGCGCCCCGGTGCACGTCGGCGACCCGGCCGCGCTCGGGATCGGGGACCTGGACAGCCCGGACTTCGGCGACCCGGTCGTGGCCGAACCCGGTGACGTGCCGGTGTTCTGGGCGTGCGGGGTGACGCCGCAGGCCGCGCTGGTGGCGTCCCGGCCGCCGTTCGCGATCACGCACGCGCCGGGGCACATGCTCGTGACGGACGTGCCGGACCACGCCTACGCGCTCTGA
- a CDS encoding DUF2567 domain-containing protein, which produces MAEQPVDGHDESDGSTTAAQAKLAEAGWPRRGEGADRDEATTRINKAALGGADEKTAVLPKPVVAKPGTGGGESANGAGASAKPAKGEAAKGEAVPVKPTKGEVADAKPAKVEPAKGETAESESAPDESAKAAPAEAESTQAAAAEVAPAAAKPVDEKPAAPKPTAPKPADAVKPPASKADESTQAALAPVDEPEPTPEAVLVAAHVAVPAAAPAAVVDVEPPTERVARPDGLDGYDRQPPAEFWADTSGAPTYPPYAFHRDRPKVVVQRDIPAAIKVFSTTSLLGLPIGLLWAWLAPAQNVVVQSGGFVPVPGESYHRLDSLMVFVLLGLAAGVLTGTGSWMMRELRGPVVMLAATVGSVLAAFLAFRVSAPFSTWRHELASAPVVGEVIRLAPSLDSAWGIVAWPLGTALAYGCLAAWNGMDDLGRRLA; this is translated from the coding sequence GTGGCTGAGCAACCGGTTGACGGGCATGACGAGTCGGACGGCTCGACGACCGCCGCCCAGGCCAAGCTCGCCGAGGCCGGGTGGCCCCGGCGCGGCGAGGGGGCCGACCGGGACGAGGCGACCACGAGGATCAACAAGGCCGCGCTGGGCGGGGCGGACGAGAAGACCGCCGTGCTCCCGAAGCCGGTCGTGGCCAAGCCAGGGACGGGTGGAGGCGAGTCCGCGAACGGCGCGGGCGCGTCGGCCAAGCCCGCGAAGGGCGAGGCTGCGAAGGGCGAGGCTGTGCCGGTCAAGCCCACCAAGGGCGAGGTCGCGGACGCCAAGCCCGCGAAGGTCGAGCCCGCGAAGGGTGAGACCGCCGAGAGCGAGTCCGCTCCGGACGAGTCGGCCAAGGCTGCGCCTGCCGAGGCCGAGTCCACCCAGGCTGCGGCGGCCGAGGTCGCACCCGCCGCCGCCAAGCCCGTTGACGAGAAGCCCGCCGCCCCCAAGCCCACCGCCCCCAAGCCCGCCGACGCCGTGAAGCCCCCGGCGTCGAAGGCCGACGAGAGCACCCAGGCCGCACTCGCGCCCGTCGACGAGCCCGAGCCCACGCCCGAGGCCGTCCTCGTGGCCGCGCACGTCGCCGTCCCCGCCGCCGCCCCCGCCGCCGTGGTCGACGTCGAGCCGCCGACCGAGCGGGTCGCCCGGCCCGACGGCCTCGACGGGTACGACCGGCAGCCGCCCGCCGAGTTCTGGGCGGACACCTCCGGCGCCCCGACCTACCCGCCGTACGCCTTCCACCGCGACCGCCCCAAGGTGGTGGTGCAGCGGGACATTCCGGCCGCGATCAAGGTGTTCTCCACGACCTCCCTCCTCGGCCTGCCGATCGGCCTGCTGTGGGCGTGGCTCGCGCCCGCCCAGAACGTCGTGGTGCAGTCGGGCGGGTTCGTGCCGGTGCCCGGCGAGAGCTACCACCGGCTCGACTCGCTGATGGTGTTCGTGCTGCTCGGGCTGGCCGCCGGGGTGCTCACCGGCACCGGGTCGTGGATGATGCGCGAGCTGCGCGGCCCCGTGGTCATGCTGGCCGCGACGGTCGGGTCGGTGCTGGCCGCGTTCCTGGCGTTCCGGGTCAGCGCGCCGTTCTCGACCTGGCGCCACGAGCTGGCGTCCGCGCCCGTGGTCGGCGAGGTGATCCGGTTGGCGCCCTCCCTGGACAGCGCGTGGGGCATCGTGGCCTGGCCGCTCGGCACCGCGCTCGCGTACGGCTGCCTCGCGGCCTGGAACGGCATGGACGACCTGGGGCGCAGGCTCGCCTGA
- the bioB gene encoding biotin synthase BioB, whose protein sequence is MSAAPEQTAPGGTEQPGDVLAEAGERVLEGGVGLTEEQVRRVLALPDERIPELLALAHEVRVRWCGPEVEVEGIVSLKTGGCPEDCHFCSQSGRFPSPVRSAWLDVPGLVRAARQTADTGATEFCVVAAVRGPDARLLAQVRAGIEAIRADGNPIQIACSLGMLTQEQVDELVAMGVHRYNHNLETARSHFPNVVTTHSWEERWDTLRMVRAAGMEVCCGGIIGMGESQAQRAEFAAQLAALEPDEVPLNFLIPNPGTPYEDYPVVEGAEALRVVGAFRLALPRTILRFAGGRELTFGDLGAKRGMLGGINAIIVGNYLTNLGRPAWEDLDMLEELAMPIKELNRTL, encoded by the coding sequence GTGTCCGCAGCACCCGAGCAGACCGCGCCCGGCGGGACCGAGCAGCCGGGCGACGTGCTCGCCGAGGCCGGGGAGCGCGTGCTGGAAGGCGGCGTCGGGCTCACCGAGGAGCAGGTCCGGCGGGTGCTCGCCCTGCCCGACGAGCGGATACCCGAACTCCTCGCGCTCGCGCACGAGGTGCGGGTGCGCTGGTGCGGGCCCGAGGTCGAGGTGGAGGGCATCGTGTCCCTCAAGACCGGCGGCTGCCCCGAGGACTGCCACTTCTGCTCCCAGTCCGGCCGGTTCCCCTCGCCGGTGCGCTCGGCCTGGCTGGACGTGCCGGGGTTGGTCCGCGCGGCCAGGCAGACCGCCGACACCGGGGCCACCGAGTTCTGCGTCGTCGCGGCCGTGCGCGGGCCGGACGCGCGGCTGCTGGCGCAGGTCCGCGCCGGCATCGAGGCCATCCGCGCCGACGGCAACCCGATCCAGATCGCCTGCTCGCTCGGGATGCTCACCCAGGAGCAGGTCGACGAGCTGGTCGCCATGGGCGTGCACCGCTACAACCACAACCTGGAGACCGCCCGCTCGCACTTCCCGAACGTGGTCACCACGCACTCGTGGGAGGAGCGGTGGGACACGCTGCGCATGGTCCGCGCGGCGGGCATGGAGGTGTGCTGCGGCGGGATCATCGGCATGGGGGAGAGCCAGGCGCAGCGGGCCGAGTTCGCCGCCCAGCTCGCCGCCCTCGAACCCGACGAGGTGCCGCTCAACTTCCTCATCCCCAACCCCGGCACCCCGTACGAGGACTACCCGGTGGTGGAGGGGGCGGAGGCGCTGCGGGTGGTCGGGGCGTTCCGGCTGGCGCTGCCGCGCACGATCCTGCGGTTCGCGGGCGGGCGGGAGCTGACGTTCGGCGACCTCGGGGCCAAGCGGGGGATGCTCGGCGGGATCAACGCGATCATCGTCGGGAACTACCTGACCAACCTCGGGCGGCCCGCCTGGGAGGACCTGGACATGCTGGAGGAGCTGGCCATGCCGATCAAGGAGTTGAACCGGACGCTGTGA
- the bioD gene encoding dethiobiotin synthase, with amino-acid sequence MSVLVITGTGTDVGKTVVVAALAAIAAAEGRRVAVLKPVQTGVLPGEPGDLAEVQRMAGPVTTRELRRYPDPLSPAAAARRSGLPTAHPAEIAGAATELDDTHDLVLLEGAGGLLVPLDDRGATLADAAWALHAPVLVVAHAALGTLNTTALTAEVLVRRGLESIGVVIGRWPEHPDLAARSNLTDLPEVAGAPLLGVLPDGAGALSGSEFLEVARAGLSPWFGGTFDPDKFSAPHTC; translated from the coding sequence GTGAGCGTCCTCGTGATCACCGGCACGGGCACCGACGTCGGCAAGACCGTGGTCGTGGCCGCGCTGGCGGCGATCGCGGCAGCCGAAGGCCGCCGGGTGGCCGTCCTCAAGCCGGTGCAGACCGGTGTCCTCCCCGGCGAGCCGGGGGACCTGGCGGAGGTCCAGCGGATGGCGGGCCCCGTCACCACCCGTGAGCTGCGCCGCTATCCCGACCCGCTGTCCCCGGCCGCCGCGGCCCGACGCTCGGGGCTGCCCACCGCGCACCCGGCCGAGATCGCGGGCGCGGCCACCGAGCTGGACGACACCCACGACCTGGTCCTCCTGGAGGGCGCGGGCGGCCTGCTCGTGCCGCTCGACGACCGGGGGGCCACCCTCGCCGACGCGGCCTGGGCGCTGCACGCCCCCGTGCTCGTCGTCGCCCACGCCGCGCTCGGCACCCTCAACACCACCGCGCTCACCGCCGAGGTGCTGGTGCGGCGCGGCCTGGAGTCGATCGGCGTGGTCATCGGCCGCTGGCCCGAGCACCCGGACCTGGCCGCCCGCAGCAACCTCACCGACCTGCCCGAGGTCGCGGGCGCGCCGCTGCTGGGCGTGCTGCCGGACGGGGCGGGCGCGCTGAGCGGGTCGGAGTTCCTGGAGGTCGCGCGCGCCGGGCTGTCCCCGTGGTTCGGCGGCACGTTCGACCCGGACAAGTTCTCCGCGCCGCACACCTGCTGA
- a CDS encoding glutaredoxin family protein, with translation MGEIVVYSADWCGDCRRAKAWFRENGVPFTEVDVEHDEVARERAVGIAGGRKNIPVVVLADGTVLVEPTNTQLASAIAVEG, from the coding sequence ATGGGTGAAATCGTGGTTTACAGCGCCGACTGGTGCGGGGACTGCCGCCGGGCCAAGGCGTGGTTCAGGGAGAACGGGGTGCCGTTCACCGAGGTGGACGTCGAGCACGACGAGGTGGCGCGCGAGCGGGCCGTGGGGATCGCGGGCGGGCGCAAGAACATCCCGGTGGTCGTGCTCGCGGACGGGACCGTGCTGGTGGAGCCCACGAACACCCAGTTGGCCTCGGCCATAGCGGTCGAGGGCTGA
- a CDS encoding adenosylmethionine--8-amino-7-oxononanoate transaminase, producing MDRADLLRLDRQHVWHPYAPMPGAADPLVIASAEGVRLRLDDGRELVDGMSSWWAAIHGYRHPVLDAAVREQLGRMSHVMFGGLTHEAAVALCARLVEITPVGLEHVFLADSGSVAVEVAVKMCLQHWRSRGRPEKRRLLTWRGGYHGDTFQPMSVCDPDGGMHALWRGVLPEQVFASAPPAAMDTAYVAELADLVEQHADELAAVIVEPVVQGAGGMRFHDPRYLHVLRELTLAHDVLLVFDEIATGFGRTGELFAADHAGVSPDVLCVGKALTGGYLSQAATLCTPRVAEGIARGDAPVLAHGPTFMGNPLASAVALASVDLLLSRDWRGEVARIESGLRAGLAGAPGEVRVLGAIGVVQLDHEVDVAAATAAAVERGVWLRPFRDLVYTMPPFVCTDRDVAEIASAVVAAAEASSAAHSLAQQR from the coding sequence GTGGACCGAGCTGATCTCCTCCGCCTGGACCGGCAGCACGTCTGGCACCCCTACGCCCCCATGCCCGGTGCCGCCGACCCGCTCGTCATCGCCTCCGCCGAGGGCGTCCGCCTCCGCCTGGACGACGGGCGCGAGCTGGTCGACGGCATGTCCTCCTGGTGGGCCGCGATCCACGGCTACCGGCACCCGGTCCTGGACGCCGCCGTGCGCGAGCAGCTCGGTCGGATGAGCCACGTCATGTTCGGCGGCCTCACCCACGAGGCCGCCGTCGCCCTGTGCGCGCGGCTGGTCGAGATCACGCCCGTCGGGCTGGAGCACGTCTTCCTCGCCGACTCCGGGTCGGTCGCCGTCGAGGTGGCGGTCAAGATGTGCCTCCAGCACTGGCGCTCCCGAGGCCGCCCGGAGAAGCGGCGGCTGCTCACCTGGCGCGGCGGGTACCACGGTGACACCTTCCAGCCCATGTCCGTCTGCGACCCGGACGGCGGGATGCACGCGCTGTGGCGCGGGGTGCTGCCCGAGCAGGTGTTCGCCTCCGCGCCGCCCGCCGCCATGGACACCGCGTACGTCGCCGAGCTCGCCGACCTCGTCGAGCAGCACGCCGACGAGCTGGCGGCGGTCATCGTGGAGCCCGTCGTGCAGGGCGCGGGCGGCATGAGGTTCCACGACCCCCGCTACCTGCACGTGCTGCGCGAGCTGACCCTCGCGCACGACGTGCTCCTGGTGTTCGACGAGATCGCCACCGGGTTCGGCCGCACCGGCGAGCTGTTCGCCGCCGACCACGCGGGCGTCAGCCCGGACGTGCTGTGCGTCGGCAAGGCCCTGACCGGCGGCTACCTCTCCCAGGCCGCCACCCTGTGCACCCCGCGCGTGGCCGAGGGCATCGCGCGCGGCGACGCCCCGGTGCTCGCGCACGGCCCCACGTTCATGGGCAACCCGCTCGCCTCCGCCGTCGCCCTCGCCTCGGTCGACCTGCTGCTCTCGCGGGACTGGCGCGGCGAGGTGGCCCGGATCGAGTCCGGCCTGCGGGCGGGGCTGGCGGGCGCGCCGGGGGAGGTCCGGGTGCTCGGCGCGATCGGCGTGGTGCAGCTGGACCACGAGGTGGACGTGGCCGCCGCCACGGCCGCCGCCGTCGAGCGAGGGGTGTGGCTGCGGCCGTTCCGCGACCTCGTCTACACCATGCCGCCGTTCGTGTGCACCGACCGGGACGTCGCGGAGATCGCCTCCGCCGTCGTCGCCGCGGCCGAGGCGTCCTCAGCGGCGCACTCACTGGCGCAGCAGCGTTGA
- the dnaE gene encoding DNA polymerase III subunit alpha, whose protein sequence is MSDSFAHLHVHTEYSMLDGAAKLKDMFAECERLGMTAAAITDHGNMYGAYDFFRQATAAGVKPVIGIEAYMAPESRFNKKRVTWGDPGQKADDVSASGAYTHQTIWARTVDGLHNLMKCSSRASTEGQLGKWPRMDAELLAEHSKGLMATTGCPSGEVQTRLRLGHEKEAIEAAGKWREIYGADNFFVELMDHGIELERRVRDGLVDIARKLDIPFVVTNDSHYTYAEDREAHEALLCVQTGKTLQDPSRFKFDGTGYYLKSPQEMYAIDSSDAWQEGCRNTLLVAEKVDTTDMFAFQNLMPRYPVPEGMTEADYFREQVWEGMRRRFPEGVDEVHTKQVEFEIGVILQMGFPSYFLVVADFINWAKENGIRVGPGRGSAAGALIAYAMGITDLDPLAHGLIFERFLNPDRVSPPDIDIDFDERRRGDVIRYVTDKWGDDKVAQVITFGTIKAKAAIKDSARVLYGQPGYAVADRISKAMPPAVMGKDIPLSGIFDPQHKRYAEASEVRGLYDTDPQVKEIIDTGRGLEGLIRNAGVHACAVIMSAEPLMDHIPVWKRPQDGSIITQFDYPTCETLGLLKMDFLGLSNLTTIDDALKNMAINGKEPVDLDKLELTDKKTYQLLSKGDTLGVFQLDGGPMRDLLRLMRPDNFEDISAVGALYRPGPMGANSHTNYALRKNKLQEITPIHPSLAEALEDILGTTYGLIVYQEQVMAIAQKLAGYTLGQADLLRRAMGKKKKEILDKEFAGFEAGMLANGFPADAIKTLWEILVPFADYAFNKAHSAAYGLVSYWTAYLKANYPAEFMAALLTTNSDNKDKSAIYLAECRRMGITVLPPDVNESEREFVAVGEDVRFGLGAIRNVGANVVDAIIKARKEKGRFTDFSDFLRKVDATVCNKKVVESLIKAGAFDSLNHPRKGLHMVHVEAVDAIMLTKKEEARGQFDLFGDGGDDGNGSVFDVRIPEEHWESKHQLTLEREMLGLYVSGHPLNGVEQVLDSYSDASIARILEGDVADGTQVTLGGILASVTRRVNKNGEPWASAMLEDLAGGIEVLFFPKSYVVHGMSVAEDAIVLVKARVAKRDDRISLIANDLVVPDLAELGNQALRLKLNASRCDPKLVTSLKEVLSAHPGTTEVHLNLVINSSRQTLLKLDDALRVNPTPSLKGDLKALLGPGCLG, encoded by the coding sequence GTGTCCGACTCGTTCGCGCACCTCCACGTGCACACCGAGTACTCGATGCTCGACGGGGCGGCGAAGCTCAAGGACATGTTCGCCGAGTGCGAGCGGCTGGGCATGACGGCCGCGGCGATCACCGACCACGGCAACATGTACGGGGCCTACGACTTCTTCCGCCAGGCCACCGCCGCGGGCGTCAAGCCGGTCATCGGCATCGAGGCGTACATGGCGCCCGAGTCCCGGTTCAACAAGAAGCGCGTCACCTGGGGCGACCCCGGCCAGAAGGCCGACGACGTGTCCGCCAGCGGCGCCTACACGCACCAGACGATCTGGGCGCGCACCGTCGACGGCCTGCACAACCTGATGAAGTGCTCCAGCCGCGCCTCCACCGAGGGCCAGCTGGGCAAGTGGCCGCGCATGGACGCCGAGCTGCTCGCCGAGCACTCCAAGGGCCTCATGGCCACCACCGGCTGCCCCTCCGGCGAGGTGCAGACCCGGCTGCGCCTGGGCCACGAGAAGGAGGCGATCGAGGCCGCGGGCAAGTGGCGCGAGATCTACGGCGCCGACAACTTCTTCGTCGAGCTGATGGACCACGGCATCGAGCTGGAGCGGCGGGTCCGCGACGGGCTGGTCGACATCGCCCGCAAGCTCGACATCCCGTTCGTGGTCACCAACGACTCGCACTACACGTACGCCGAGGACCGCGAGGCGCACGAGGCGCTGCTGTGCGTGCAGACCGGCAAGACCCTGCAGGACCCGAGCCGGTTCAAGTTCGACGGCACCGGCTACTACCTGAAGTCCCCGCAGGAGATGTACGCGATCGACTCCTCGGACGCGTGGCAGGAGGGCTGCCGCAACACGCTGCTGGTGGCCGAGAAGGTCGACACGACCGACATGTTCGCCTTCCAGAACCTGATGCCGCGCTACCCCGTCCCGGAGGGCATGACCGAGGCGGACTACTTCCGCGAGCAGGTGTGGGAGGGGATGCGCCGCAGGTTCCCCGAGGGCGTCGACGAGGTCCACACCAAGCAGGTGGAGTTCGAGATCGGCGTCATCCTGCAGATGGGCTTCCCCTCGTACTTCCTGGTCGTCGCGGACTTCATCAACTGGGCCAAGGAGAACGGCATCCGGGTCGGCCCCGGCCGCGGCTCCGCCGCGGGCGCGCTCATCGCGTACGCCATGGGCATCACCGACCTGGACCCGCTGGCGCACGGCCTGATCTTCGAGCGGTTCCTGAACCCGGACCGCGTCAGCCCGCCCGACATCGACATCGACTTCGACGAGCGCAGGCGCGGCGACGTCATCCGGTACGTGACCGACAAGTGGGGCGACGACAAGGTCGCCCAGGTCATCACCTTCGGCACCATCAAGGCGAAGGCGGCCATCAAGGACTCCGCGCGCGTGCTCTACGGCCAGCCCGGCTACGCCGTCGCCGACCGGATCTCCAAGGCCATGCCGCCCGCCGTGATGGGCAAGGACATCCCGCTGTCGGGCATCTTCGACCCGCAGCACAAGCGGTACGCCGAGGCGTCCGAGGTGCGCGGCCTGTACGACACGGACCCGCAGGTCAAGGAGATCATCGACACCGGGCGCGGCCTGGAGGGCCTGATCCGCAACGCGGGCGTGCACGCCTGCGCGGTCATCATGTCCGCCGAACCGCTGATGGACCACATCCCGGTGTGGAAGCGCCCGCAGGACGGCTCGATCATCACGCAGTTCGACTACCCGACCTGCGAGACGCTCGGCCTGTTGAAGATGGACTTCCTGGGCCTGTCGAACCTCACCACGATCGACGACGCGCTCAAGAACATGGCGATCAACGGCAAGGAGCCGGTCGACCTCGACAAGCTGGAGCTGACCGACAAGAAGACCTACCAGCTCCTGTCGAAGGGCGACACCCTGGGCGTGTTCCAGCTGGACGGCGGGCCCATGCGGGACCTGCTGCGGCTGATGCGCCCCGACAACTTCGAGGACATCTCGGCCGTGGGCGCGCTCTACCGCCCCGGCCCCATGGGCGCGAACTCGCACACGAACTACGCGCTGCGCAAGAACAAGCTCCAGGAGATCACGCCGATCCACCCGTCGCTGGCGGAGGCGCTGGAGGACATCCTCGGCACGACCTACGGCCTGATCGTGTACCAGGAGCAGGTCATGGCGATCGCGCAGAAGCTGGCGGGCTACACGCTCGGCCAGGCGGACCTGCTGCGCCGCGCGATGGGCAAGAAGAAGAAGGAGATCCTGGACAAGGAGTTCGCGGGCTTCGAGGCGGGGATGCTGGCCAACGGCTTCCCGGCCGACGCGATCAAGACCCTGTGGGAGATCCTCGTCCCGTTCGCCGACTACGCCTTCAACAAGGCGCACTCGGCCGCGTACGGCCTGGTCTCGTACTGGACCGCGTACCTGAAGGCGAACTACCCGGCCGAGTTCATGGCCGCGCTGCTCACCACGAACTCCGACAACAAGGACAAGTCGGCCATCTACCTGGCCGAGTGCCGCCGGATGGGCATCACGGTGCTCCCGCCGGACGTCAACGAGTCCGAGCGCGAGTTCGTCGCGGTCGGCGAGGACGTCCGGTTCGGCCTGGGCGCGATCCGCAACGTCGGCGCGAACGTCGTCGACGCGATCATCAAGGCGCGCAAGGAGAAGGGCCGCTTCACCGACTTCTCCGACTTCCTGCGCAAGGTCGACGCCACGGTCTGCAACAAGAAGGTCGTGGAATCGCTGATCAAGGCGGGCGCCTTCGACTCGCTGAACCACCCCCGCAAGGGCCTGCACATGGTGCACGTCGAGGCGGTGGACGCGATCATGCTGACCAAGAAGGAGGAGGCGCGCGGCCAGTTCGACCTGTTCGGCGACGGCGGGGACGACGGCAACGGCAGCGTCTTCGACGTGCGCATCCCCGAGGAGCACTGGGAGTCCAAGCACCAGCTGACCCTGGAGCGGGAGATGCTGGGCCTGTACGTGTCCGGGCACCCGCTCAACGGGGTCGAGCAGGTGCTGGACTCCTACTCGGACGCCTCCATCGCGCGCATCCTGGAGGGCGACGTCGCGGACGGCACGCAGGTCACGCTCGGCGGCATCCTCGCGTCGGTGACCAGGCGGGTCAACAAGAACGGCGAGCCGTGGGCGTCGGCGATGCTGGAGGACCTCGCCGGTGGCATCGAGGTGCTGTTCTTCCCCAAGAGCTACGTGGTGCACGGCATGTCCGTGGCCGAGGACGCGATCGTGCTGGTGAAGGCGCGCGTCGCGAAGCGGGACGACCGGATCTCGCTGATCGCCAACGACCTGGTGGTGCCGGACCTGGCGGAGCTGGGCAACCAGGCGCTGCGGCTCAAGCTGAACGCGTCGCGCTGCGACCCGAAGCTGGTGACCTCGCTGAAGGAAGTGTTGTCGGCGCATCCGGGGACGACCGAGGTGCACCTCAACCTCGTGATCAACAGCAGTCGGCAGACGCTGCTGAAGCTGGACGACGCGCTTCGGGTCAACCCGACCCCGTCGCTCAAGGGCGACCTGAAGGCGCTCCTCGGTCCGGGCTGCCTGGGCTGA
- a CDS encoding multidrug effflux MFS transporter, which translates to MGVTAVQGRGKLVALLGVLCCLGPLSIDAYLPAFPDMAKEFGAGESQIQLSLTTFIIGLSVGQLLIGPLSDSIGRRKPLLFGIGSYVVLSLVCAMAPSAVALAAFRLLQGLGVAAGFVVAMAVARDRFSGLAMAKFMSLIMLVNGLGPMLAPVLGGQVLRYASWRATFVVLAVIAVVLLVLMAVGLKETLPPEKRRPLDLGGTLRVFGGLLTDRVFVGYVLASAFALGAIFGYVSGSSFVLQGVFGLSPQEFSLVFALNSAGIFVAGVINTALTGRIMPRGLLRIGLSTAVLAGVALVVAGALGGGLVAFLVPLFLVTCSIGLLMPNAATLAMARHPEAAGSSSALLGVSQFLMGGLMAPVVGAGGSTSVLPLALVMAACTALALTSFLVLTRGDKGITKDEPEVVEAEQTPAASAV; encoded by the coding sequence ATGGGGGTCACCGCTGTGCAAGGACGTGGGAAGCTCGTCGCCCTGCTGGGCGTGCTGTGCTGCCTCGGCCCGCTGTCCATCGACGCCTACCTGCCCGCCTTCCCCGACATGGCGAAGGAGTTCGGGGCGGGCGAGTCGCAGATCCAGCTGTCGCTGACGACGTTCATCATCGGCCTGTCCGTCGGCCAGCTGCTGATCGGCCCGCTGTCCGACTCGATCGGCAGGCGCAAGCCGCTGCTGTTCGGGATCGGCTCGTACGTGGTGCTGTCGCTGGTGTGCGCGATGGCGCCGAGCGCGGTCGCGCTGGCCGCGTTCCGGCTGCTCCAGGGCCTCGGCGTCGCCGCGGGCTTCGTGGTGGCCATGGCCGTGGCCCGCGACCGGTTCTCCGGGCTGGCGATGGCGAAGTTCATGTCGCTGATCATGCTGGTCAACGGCCTCGGCCCGATGCTCGCGCCGGTGCTGGGCGGGCAGGTGCTGCGCTACGCGTCGTGGCGCGCGACGTTCGTCGTGCTCGCGGTCATCGCGGTGGTGCTGCTGGTGCTGATGGCCGTCGGCCTGAAGGAGACCCTGCCGCCGGAGAAGCGCCGCCCGCTGGACCTCGGCGGCACGCTGCGCGTGTTCGGCGGCCTGCTGACCGACCGGGTGTTCGTCGGCTACGTGCTGGCGTCGGCGTTCGCGCTGGGCGCGATCTTCGGCTACGTGTCCGGCTCGTCGTTCGTGCTGCAGGGCGTGTTCGGCCTGTCCCCGCAGGAGTTCAGCCTGGTGTTCGCGCTGAACTCGGCGGGCATCTTCGTCGCGGGCGTGATCAACACGGCCCTGACCGGCCGGATCATGCCCAGGGGCCTGCTGCGGATCGGCCTGAGCACGGCGGTGCTGGCGGGCGTGGCGCTGGTCGTGGCGGGCGCGCTGGGCGGTGGCCTGGTGGCGTTCCTGGTGCCGCTGTTCCTGGTCACGTGCAGCATCGGCCTGCTGATGCCGAACGCGGCGACCCTGGCGATGGCCAGGCACCCGGAGGCGGCGGGCAGCTCGTCGGCGCTGCTGGGCGTGTCGCAGTTCCTGATGGGCGGGCTGATGGCGCCGGTCGTGGGCGCGGGCGGTTCGACGAGCGTGCTGCCGCTGGCGCTGGTCATGGCGGCCTGCACGGCGCTGGCGCTGACCTCGTTCCTGGTGCTGACCAGGGGCGACAAGGGCATCACGAAGGACGAGCCCGAGGTCGTCGAGGCCGAGCAGACCCCGGCCGCTTCGGCGGTCTAG